The Carassius gibelio isolate Cgi1373 ecotype wild population from Czech Republic chromosome B22, carGib1.2-hapl.c, whole genome shotgun sequence genome window below encodes:
- the LOC127987693 gene encoding GTPase IMAP family member 5-like, translated as MSDLRIVLMGKNGSENRRVANTILGRAVFDSEAPYYLQQSSDRISGEVEERKITVFNPHLLQPNFPQGEIIDGVRDCVSLSAPGPHVFVLVLQYNNFTENDRHQVKYVLNLFSYQAMKHTIVLTTDDVQHRSQFTSRNNSVHDIIKECGGGYLRFSTGDVKRSKLDNGYK; from the exons A TGAGTGATCTGAGGATTGTGCTGATGGGAAAGAATGGATCAGAAAACAGACGAGTGGCAAACACTATACTGGGAAGAGCAGTGTTTGACAGTGAAGCTCCATATTATTTACAGCAATCCAGTGACAGAATCAGTGGAGAGGTGGAGGAGAGAAAGATCACAGTCTTCAATCCTCACCTGCTCCAGCCAAATTTCCCACAGGGAGAGATAATAGATGGAGTGAGAgattgtgtgtctctgtctgctcCAGGACCTCATGTGTTTGTACTCGTACTGCAGTATAACAACTTCACTGAGAACGACAGACACCAAGTGAAATATGTGCTGAACCTCTTCAGCTACCAGGCCATGAAACACACTATAGTGCTGACTACTGATGATGTGCAACACAGATCACAATTCACTTCGAGGAATAACTCTGTTCATGATATAATAAAGGAGTGTGGAGGAGGATATCTGAGGTTTTCTACA GGAGATGTGAAGAGATCCAAATTGGACAATGGCTACAAATGA